The following is a genomic window from Anopheles aquasalis chromosome 3, idAnoAquaMG_Q_19, whole genome shotgun sequence.
CACATTGAACTGGGCAAGTGGGCCGATCTACTCGTCATAGCTCCGCTGGATGCGAACAGTCTAGCGAAGATGGCATCCGGGCTGTGCGACAATCTGCTGCTTTGCACAACCCGTGCCTGGGATCCACAGAAACCGTTGCTCTTCTGTCCGGCCATGAATACGCGCATGTGGGAGCATCCGATCACGGCATCACAAATCGAAACGTTGAAATCGTGGGGTCACCGAGAGGTTCCCTGCATAGCGAAAACGTTGATGTGTGGTGATACAGGGTTAGGGGCGATGGCGGAAGTCGATACAATCGTCGACGCCGTTCGCAATACCTTGTTGCATGGGGGAGCCGATCTGGGTGGTGGGTAATgtgaataataaattttctttCTAATAAAGACTGTcgttcattttttctttcattcgaAATCCGGCAAAAGTCTTGGGTTTGATTACATTTCCATCTCCAACTGTCTCCAACGCAAGCCGTTCAAAGCCCGCGTGTCCGTCTGTCGGGAGAGTATTgttcttatttttttcctcaaaTATTTACACTTTTACCATTTTTACATTAGCATTGGAAACTTAAGGGGTAgctaaacaaataaaatcaatcgTATGATAAGCTGTAAaggcatttctttttttatgaataGATCAATTCTTAACAGAATCTCTTACGAACGGCGACTAACACGCGTGTTCCTACGGGCGTGGTTTGTCTTTTAAACAGAAATACATAAATATGTTACTGGCTTCTTAAAAATAAGCACTAATTTCTTACTACCAATAATCGCCTCGTGGTAGCAGGTAGCGTTTGGAAACAAAATTACGGAAAATTAAACGACCGTAGATGAAACCTAGTTACGAAACCAAATAAACGGATGCAACCGTAGCAAGCCAACCATTCTTATTCCAGCGGGAGCgcaagaaatcaatttcccaATCACAGAATAATgctccctttctcttcccaAGGGCTACTTGACAAACGATACGTACTTTAAAatacaggaaaaaaaacaaataattacaACCCCTTTTTATTCCTATGCTGTGCTTCTTTTCCACGTTCACGCTAATGTATTGTGTATGCGTAATTTTGATACAACTTATTTTCGTTTATGAATGCATGAGTGAGTCTGGGTGTGTTttaagtttctttttttttcgtcaccTTCGCTTGTAGCCaaaattttccctttttcttgttCGATTCCTCCCGCTCTATAGTTATCGCATGTACCTCTTGTTCCATTAACTCCAATCCGTTGAAGTTCGTCTCCATGATGCTTGTCTCTGTGTTTAGTGGTTGGTGCATGGTTGCGCACTATCTCTATCACACGTAAGTGACTTGTTGCTGTGAATCTTGCAAATATCTTGCACATTTTTTTACTTCCAATTTCAAACTTTTTTCGAATTGctacagccagcagcagatacAAAAACGTTCCTTTATCCTTCCCTTATTCGGCTAATGccattttctattgtttttccgtttcttttgctGTGCGGATTATGGTTTTCCTACTATGCTACAATCTCTACACAAatcattttgattgaattctATAAATCTTCTCTTCTTGTCTCTGAGTTCGCTCCGCTTCattttgtgtcttttcatcgtttcgttcgtgACTTATGAGCATTTACATTGGATAGTGAATAATTTACAATTGGAAACGCAATTTTCCTACTATCTTACAATTCAAAACGCATTTGAGGGGATGGAAGGGACTGTTGGCAGCGTGTGATTCcacaacacaaaagaaaacaaaaccacatcCAAACCGATTTACCGATATACGTTTCAACAAGAagtaataaataattcatgaaACATTTTACTGCTGCTACGCACAATAGGATCATGgagaaggagcaaaagaaTGAAGAATAACTAGGAATGTTGTTGATTAGGATGTCTCTGCCAGGAGACCATTTCTGTTGCGGGTTCGGGTTTGTCACTCAAATCGCGCCGTCCACAGCTAAATCATCATTGTGTATCCCCAGCGGTTTGTGGATCGAAAATATCCAAATTCCTGAAAAGTAACATAACTCAATCTCCACAAAAATGAGATAGAACTTTATACACCAGATACCGAATCATACCGGTATCAATTCGAAAGATAGTCCAACGAATAAAATTTCAACTGTTACGCAGTTCAAATAGATAGTGTTCGCCTGTTCGCCGCAGGCACCTacaatgaataataaataaacaacaaGCAATCGAGAGAACGAGCTCCATCCCCTTTAAAATTAGCCcaagaacaaacagaaaaaagggattcaGAATTCATTCGCTAACAGCTACGACCCTACGTGCTTTCCACGTACAGCTCTCAGCGTACCGCACAGGACACGCAAAGCTTCGTCCCACTAATGCAATCATCGTGGCAGAAGGCACCACACTGCTGACAGACAACCATCGCGTTCTGTGAGCAAGAACAGTCACCTCCGGTTTCCccatcggtgctgctgctgatgcatcTTCCAGTACACAGTTGCACCGCACTAGCATTACCTAGCTCATCGCATCCCTCCTCATCATGTTCATTGCCATTGGTTAGTACCTGCGATCGTCCTACATCATCTTCATGGCAACCCtgtgcctgttgttgttgatactGCACACGATTAACACTCGTGCTATTGTCACTATTGTTGATCACGTTACTGAGCACGATGTTAACTCCTCTGAGATTTATATTGCCATTGTTGCTAGCAATGAGACCActgctgagctgctgctgtataGAATGATGAGAATGCTGCAGAGCTGTCGATGAGTTGCCGGCTGCTAgagattgttgttggtgttgcggaGCAGCGCTGATGGTAATTGGTGAAGAATTCGGTGGTGATGAACCGCTATCGCCAGAGCTACCACAACCAtttgcgatgacgacggcagTCGGGTGATGCTGGTATTGCTGTGGTGAAGCAGCCGAACCATTACCTCCGATGATGAGCACATTACTGCCACCCGCAGCACCGGTCGTCGTTCCACTTGCTACTGTcgccgttgtcgccgtcgATTCGATGGATGCAGCTGACACATCCGGCTGACCGTAGGTGATCACTGTACGGAAGGATTATAGAGGAACACCACGTCCTAATATGATGATTCAATCGACGGTATTCGGAACCGAGCTCCCTTTCTCTTCTAACgccgcacacactcacacatacacacgcatcacacgcacgcacaccaccttCGACACTCACCGATCACCGTAGTACACCCCCCGGCGGATAATACTCACCGTGGGTGGACGGTATTCGGCGGGCGATAGTTGGCTGCAAACCGGGCACAagctgttgttgcgcttgctgttgctgttgctgctgctgctgctgctgctgttgctgctgctgctgctgttgatgatgcaactgctgttgctgctgatgatgtagttgctgctgttgctgttgctgttgtacgTGATGATGTACCACTTGTTGTTGAGtcacttgttgttgctgctgctgctgctgctgctgctgctgctgttgagagTCTGAAGGCGATACAAGCTGTATCTGAAATTGCATTAATCAATTAGTTCCCGTACAATAACCGCATCCTGATGCAAGAATACATCGTCTATGCTTCTACCTGTTCGTGTGTCGGTGGTGCACTGGCCGCCCGCGGCATTACTAGCTCGCTGAGGTGCGCAGTACGATGAAGCAGCACGTACTTGCCACCAAAGTTTCCACCCCCTGCTGAACCACCGCTCGAAACGATCgttgcaacattgttgttATTCGCAGAGTGAGCAATCGTTGGTGCGGCCGTCACGCTAATGATTTGCGCATGCTGTTGCAACTGTTCACCGAGGTTatgtatttgttgttgttgtggctgctgctgctgctgctgctgctgttgagacGTTGCTGGAATAATACTGATCGGTGTGCCTGGTGTGGCAGACGAACCACCAGTGTACACTTGACGTACTACGATCGATGATTGAGTGCGACCACCAAGCGTTGTTATAATGCGCTTCGGATTCATCAACCGTGGTCCTGGCAACTATTAACGGaaataataatagtaaaaaAACACATTAGCATTCATTCAAAAATGTCGAACTACATTACTATAGCTTACCTTATTTCCACCGATACCCAAAGCGGCACCGAATGTGCTGCCACCATTATTGCCTCCACCGGTACTAGGATCCTCTTTGGTATTACCAATAATACTGCTTGCCGAAataccgctgctactgctgctgctgctgctgctgctgctgctgctgctgctgctacttccatTGCTACCCGTACTACCAATActgcttatgctgctgttcgagTTGGAGTTTGATGCGGCCAGGAAGGCTTGCGGTGACTTCAGTTGTGCCTTCAACTGGTGTCTATTTGGACTGTTCTGAATCACCGCCTGACAGATCTGGTAACTGCGCTCCAGATTGACTGCACCCGGTGGTAAGTTCGAACTACTCGTACGTCCACCACCGCgccttcctcctccactgCTTACAGAGCCAGATTGGCTTGAGCTTACTGCCGTAGACAACGTCACAGAAGTTGCCGGAACAACCGGACGATGCTTTCTTTGTCCAGCACCGACGATCACATTCGTCCCAACCACCGTTACAGGAGTCAACGAAGATTGTTgtggctgttggtgctgctgttgcaccggAACATACTGACCGCTGTTTACCAGGAGCGCATTTTGACCGCGAATCAGCTGGTTCGTCACAAACTTTTGTTGAAATCGCTGCTGCGACTGAGTCGGTGTaacgacctgctgctgctgttgctgctgcacctgttGCTGAGGGGTCACTTTTTGCGTCACTTGAGTGATTACCTGTGCCCGCTGGAGAGGTAAACgtggccgctgctgttgctgctgatgctgctgatgttgacCGATAGTGGAAGGTGTCGACATGATAATCTTTTGTAACTGGATCGGTTTTTGAATCGTTGTAATGGTGTTTGGATTCTGTAATGGCTGTCGTGGAGGCAGTTGCTGTTCCTGTGTTTGAATAAACTGCTGCGCTCCGAGCTGTGTGGCACCACCTGTCGCTTGTTGTACAGTTAGCGGCAGCTTCGTACCAGTTACCGCGTTCACTACGCTAGTAATCGGTCGCGAGGTAATGATGAACTttggttgatgctgttgttgcgtgAGCAGCGcattcggttgttgttgctgttgtgaaGCCTGCTGCAGTAacgcgtgatgatgatgattgtttgccGGTGTATCCATCTCGAAGCGTATATGCTGCCCCGTGGATGTTTGTACATGTTGTATTGTCTGTGGCTgcggttgcggctgctgcgttGCAATCAGTTGTTGTGCCGGCGGTACCGCAACGGCACCAGCCACGCCATAGTTTCCAGCCACACTTTCGATCACACGACTTAGGTTATCGGGATTGTTGGGCGTTCCCAACGGCAACAACGGGGAGGATGTCACGACATTTAGCTTCGAAAGCTGCGCTTGGATACcgtgttgatgttgctgtggtgaatgttgttgCAGCTGACTGCAGCTTTCATCGTTTCCCAGCTTAATGCGCGTTACTAACTGCTGATTGCCCTGCCGGATAGTGGCATAGCTTACGCCTTGATCAGTCTTTAGCAGATTGTTTCGCATTCCATCTTTAATCTGTAACGGAGGAGCGAAAGTAGAGATCTATTAATTGATGCGCAGTGAGAGCATCACGCAGAGCATCACAACCAAACACTACGAGCATTTCAGTTGTTGATGGGCTTCTGGCGGATTGATTAAACAGATATTTCCAGACTCGCCTCTGATGTCAGCTGAATCGTACTGCCGGCGCTCACCGTTACCGGGTGCGACGTAACCACGCCGCCTCCAAGCATATTGGCGGATTGGTGATGTACTTGCaccgtctgctgttgctgcggctgttgctggGTGTTGAACTGAAAAACATTCATTCcctgcgcctgctgctgctgctgttgcgtcaCTGGAGGAGCCGCCTGCATTGTTGTCATGGTTTGCACCGTAGGCTGCTGGTGGGCTAAAAAACTTATCCCACTAGCTGCACTCTGATgaatctgttgctgctgctgagcttgATGGGTTTGAttatggtggctgctggtcaTCTGTTGTATCAGTGTTGCCGTTGCAACGGGTATCGTCGTGGATGGCGATTGTTGCATCGTCTGTTGGTGggcatggtgctgctgttgcggttgctgaaTGACATTTGGtagatgctgttgttgttggaggtTTGATTGAGTAGCATGCAGCgtgtgttggtgctgttgctgattagTACCAGCCAGCAGTGTAGGGGTTtggacggtggtggcaccTGGCGATGCTGCCGCTATCGTTGGGGCCAGGTTGGAACCGAGCGGAGAAAGGATAATACTGTTGCTGCCATCAgccagttgatgatgatcgaccaCCAACATCTTCGCCGGatccatcattttcattttaaactgAGTCCATACTGGATCTGTAAAGGGAACAAAATGGTACGTTCAATGCAATGTTGATAGTTCCGCCCAGATCCCTTAAGAAATAACATGGAACATCAATAGCGATCAAGAAGTGGAATCCATCAGCGAAAGACAGGTGAATTATACTCTATGCCCCTTCGAAAGTAAGGCGAACTCTTTTAAGTAGCACTATATCCACAAACATTACTACGACGCCATGCTTGAGCTCATTGTTAGAAACGAAAGGCGAATAATAcgcaacagaaaaaggaacgaCAATTTCCAAGCACAAAAGAAATGATAGTACAGTTAAACTGTGTAAAAAAGCACTAACGAAAAGGACATCAACAACTCAAGCAGCAGAGTAGAAGCGAAATAACTAAGAAATGTATAGCGCGTTACTTCGCACCTAGCGCAAACAACTCTCACTGCCTCAGGAGAATGCTCTTTAACTTGCAACTACCAAGAGGATCATTGTAGTCAACCCAAAACCGAATAATACGCGGACACAATAATGAAAATGAGGCACGTAAACATGGAATTCGATCTGGTGCAAGGAAAGTAATGCACTGCAGGCACATTCTTCCCTAACTTACCACCACAACTAAGCACTTGTTCGACGACACCTTCTTGCTTTCTGCCCTCGTCTTGAAGTGGAAATGAAGGCTGATCAGTAGTGTACAAGCGATCCCCTGACTCCGTCTGTAGATGGTGATCCGGTGAGGACTTAACGATCCTATCAGAAACCATTTTTACTGACTGGCCGTTGTTTTCACTGCTGGATCGCCTATCGAACGTTGCTGGTGTTGAAgcaatcgatttcaatttgcgCAGATGGAGCTGTTCACTAGCAGTGATAGGACTTccgtttctcgttctcgcgTCAATAAGCCCCATTTGCCCATCTTCTACGACCAGAATTGTGGTGGTTCGTCTCGGtacaccaccgccaaccaacCCGGTAGAAGTTATTGGTTGAAGAAAGGATCTTCCTCCTGTCGATGTGTACTCTCCATCCGTCGCCGTGTCCTTCGTCCCACAGCTGCTTTTAACAACCATCTGTTCGCCTAGTGCCTGTTGGTCCAGGTGTACCGAATtcggtcgctgctgttgctgatggcgatgttcGTCGTGAGTGGAAGCCACCGTTTCCCGAGAATCGCCATTGACTAACACACTTTCCTGTTCCTCTTCATTGCGCCCCGTTTCTTCGACATCAAACAATTCAGCGCCGCCGGAAGTCGCCACCATCAAATCCGATTCTAACATGATCGCCACATCTTGATCGTGGTTGTGCTCAACGACTGGAGGGAGTGCATTGTTGGGAGTGAAATATTAACGAACGGATTAATGCGACCACGCTCTGTTCCTCAAATGATAATTCTTTCGTAACAACAACcgagaccgaaccgaagtGTGTTTTACAGACCTAACACCTGACAAATCCACTAAAAACGGACAAATGAAACAgattcttcccttttccttagATGCTCCTTAGCCTTCGTTTTGTACAAATAAGACTTCCCTTGACTCCCCAGTTATCTATCCAATTCAAGTGCTGTGCTAAAGGATCCATGAAAACCCACAGAGTACATCCATTGATCGGTCACGTAGTACTTACTTTCTGTGCTGATCATCTCGCCACCGGTGGAATCGACCATACCGTACACTGCATCCCCGCCATCTGCAACGTCCTCGATGTACcgttcgagctgctgctgaccatgcagctgttgttgctgttgtggatgctgttgctgctgctcatagTGATGTGGTAGCGCTACGCCTTGATCATCCAACAGCGATTCGTAAGATTCGTCTGCTTCTTgatcctcttcttcctcttccatctcttcttcttcttcttcttcttcttcccctgcCTCGTCAACATTCTCTTCATCCAAATCATCTCCATCATTCTGCGTCAAAGTTTGGTGCTCGACTTCACACTCAGCGTCCATCAAACCGTCGTTCAGTAAATCACCACCTGCCACACAGTTCGACAGCTCGGCCATGCTACCACCGGGATACAGAATGTGGGTCGCCGTTCTCATTTCTGCACTGGTACCTGCAGCTATCACCGGCGATAGACTAACGTTTGGCAGCAACAAGCCTGTAGTCAGTGGCGCATTGCTATTTTGGAGaccctgctcctgctgctgctgctgctgctggtggtataCTCCATGATCTTGACTCAACGGATAATGGCCTTGCAGCTGCtgcgtctgctgttgctgttgttgctgattaAGCACACAATTCATcccctcctcatcctcctccgaTGTGGGGGGATCTTCTTCACCGCCCTGCCGGTACTGTGAGGAATCGTACTCATCCAAGCAATTATCATGCACTCTACTGGCTTCTTCGTCCTCGCACACTTCCTCCTGCAAACCTACGTTTTGTGCGGGCATACTGCTTGTCAGATGCAGCAGATGTTGCTGATCAAGCAAACCGTCGTCCGGTTTGGCGCCTTCGTCCAAAACTTCTTCACCATTTGCAGCGGAAGCATTATCACAGTAGTTACTCGTAGTCTCGTCCACATTGTAACCGAAGGGTTCTTCTGCCCCATCGTCCACTTCGTTTTTCAAATGATACAAACCACTGCCGTCATCAGAACCGCTGGCGGTAGCAGTCCTTTGAAACTGAAGCTGATGAttctgttgatgttgctgatgaagaTGCACATGATCGTGATGATAGGCGGTAAGGTTCATATTCATTGCGCCGGATGACGATGGCAACAATTGCTCTTGCTGTAGTGACTGATAGCGACGTACTTGATTTGGTTGACGAATGTGGCTGACGATGGATTGATGGTTGCTGTCTAAACTTCCCGCGCCGACTTCCCCATTGTAACCCAGTACATGATCCGATTCagtttttatcaccattccaAGCACCGGCTCATTCATATTGCCGTCCTCGAGATCTTCATCGTACTCATCGGCTGTATTGGTGGCTGTCGTCGTTTGTACACCtccatcctcatcgtcatcgcgatcgcattcatcttcctcttcatcgtcttcctcttcctcgtcacCCGCTTCCTCAGTTTCCTCTAGTGCCATCGCAGGTGTATTAGCCGAAACGATAGACTGCGGCATCCCCAGCTTTCCCTCCAGCTCATCCTCTGGCGCAATGCCACTCGCGAGCTGTGACTTATGCACGATCACCAAATTACGatccgcaccatcaccagcttgTAGAACATGTTCGAACGTATTATTCATATGCAGCACCGATTCAACTGTTACTctatcttctcctcctcctcctcctgctaaTCGTCCTGTTCCAACAACGGCTGCACCACCTTCCAGATGATTGTCACTCGCGGCCATCATTGCGGTGGTTGACgcactgctactgttgctgctatcGTTCGAAATCGATAACagctgtgctgctgatggatgctgttgagctgctgctggctgaggCAATGCCGTTACCGTTACCGATGGTGGCAGCGACCGAAGACTCAGAGCGGCCGCATTGGCTACAGCAGACGCACTCGATCCCACACCGTAATCGGTGGTGGATCCGGAAGACACGTTCGACGTTGAAGTAGGTGAAGCACAGGAGGATGGTACACAGACAAAGCTGATCATCTGGCCCGTAGCGTGATCGTAGATCGTCTGAGTCTGGCGACCGGTAGCAGTgccacccaccaacccactCCCGGTATCTCCTGCCGATATCACAACAGGTtgcgactgctgctgacgatccCGGGCACTGGCCACTGTCATGGTTAACattcgctgttgctgtagaCTATGCAAATTTGCTCGTTCTTGTTTCCGGTTCCCTCCTGCATCACAATCGACTGCATCGTACGATCCAGCTGGATCGTTTGCATCCTCAAGGATAAGATCGGACGAGGGACGAAGCGATTgattctcctcctcgtcatgCGAGGAGGTGCCTCCACCGTTCACGACCATGGTATCCTCACTATCCGCCTCTTctgcatcattatcatcatcatcatcatccacaagAATCGTCGCGGTCGTTGCTTGTAGCGTGGACAAGGTTCTATTGCTTCTACCGTTGCTGCCACCACGTCCAGCTAGTTGGTGGCGCCGTACCTTCTTTCTCGACTGTTGCTCATGGTGCTCATGCGTTCTTGTCGATGCCGTAGTAGCACCGGCGACACTATACAGCGCTCCTTTCCGTCGCCTATCAGTCAGTGAGCTACCACCATCGATGAAGCTACCAGCACCAAAATGTTTAGTGTTGGTCGTGGGGGCCGCTAAATTGCTGTGACTGGTATTACTACTCATACTaaagctactgctgctactgctgatgctcACTACCCTAGGACTATTGCTATTGCCGCCACCATTGTCGTTGCCACCGCTCTCGCTGCTCTCGGTGGAGGAAACGGACGTGATGACGGCAGCGGGTGCGACCGTTGCACTCTTGCtggtattggtggtggtgataaggCGATTGAGATTATTACTACTACTGTTTCTGTACACGATGCTGgttgtgccggtggtggtagtggtgctagGATGCTGCGCTCCAGCAGAGACTCCCGCCGTTGACGTCACAATCGTCATCAGCCTGCTACCAGCGGCATCCTCAGTCCGTCGTTTCGATATCTTACAGTTCGCTAGCAGATCGCCTCCGTGGGGCGGTGTTTCCGAGCGATTGCTGTAGGCGCGTTTCATGCTTCCAACGACACTCCCTGCTACTCCTGTCgctgcacctgctgctgccaacgtCGTCGCTTGTTGAACCAATGGCCTAGCACCGAACGTGGTTGCATCAACGCGCTTCACGACGACGGTTGACGATCGGGCGATCAGTGGACTGGCTGCATTCGTAGTCGTGGTTGTTATCGTCAAGGCAGCATTACTAAGCGGATGATGCTGAACGAATGTGCCGGGCTGTTGCGGTGGgcagtttccggttccggctaACGCCGATCTCGTTACGGCACCTACCGTACGGAGTCTTTTCGGTGACATCGGTTGTGCGCTGCTGGCTTTCACGGCGTTAACACCACTTCCAACGGGAACAACAAGTTCAGCGctattgctgatgctgacacTAGATCCACTGGTACCCATTGTCGAGAGCATTCGTTTCGCTGCTCCACCAAACGATGCCATTGTCGTTCTTCCTCCGGGGCTGGCCTGAACGGACCGTGCGGTAGTTACCGGTACCCCAATCGACGGATTCAGCATCGCCTGATAGTGCTGAGCTACAGCCGAAGGTTTGTGGAGTTGCTTACTAACACCAACGGTTGCATctgcatcgccaccaccgaaagcaTTCGCCGTCGTACTGGTAGCGATCTCCGTCGTCGGTCGTAACCGAAATTTCGTCTTTAGCGGTGGCCGAGCATTGTCGTTGGTAGCAGCAGTGCTGGCAGTGCTAgccgtgatggtggcgctgcCGATGGAGCTGTTACTACGGCTAGCCGCGACGGCGCCAATCGAATCTACGTAGACTCCACTA
Proteins encoded in this region:
- the LOC126579331 gene encoding phosphopantothenoylcysteine decarboxylase; the encoded protein is MKSKKNILIGCTGSVATIKLPVLVEKLQQLEDAEFDVEIRIIVTEHARHFFAPADLPESVLVHTDADEWNSWQRRGDPVLHIELGKWADLLVIAPLDANSLAKMASGLCDNLLLCTTRAWDPQKPLLFCPAMNTRMWEHPITASQIETLKSWGHREVPCIAKTLMCGDTGLGAMAEVDTIVDAVRNTLLHGGADLGGG